DNA sequence from the Hippopotamus amphibius kiboko isolate mHipAmp2 chromosome 1, mHipAmp2.hap2, whole genome shotgun sequence genome:
attagcCCAGGTGTCAGTGGCACAATTTGTCTAACATAGAGTCCATCAGCTCCAACTAAGCGACTATTTCGTGAGCAAACCTGCCCTAACTCCCTAACTGTGTTGGGCACCAGAGTCTTGCTGCCATCACTTATTGACCATGAAAATTTGGTTGTGGTTTTCAAATAGGTTGATTTCCTCCTCATTCCGTACATAAATGTGTCCCTGATATAAAAAGAAGTGGGATCTGAATGTGTTTGAAGTGATTTGCATTGTTTGGGGAAAGGGATTAGGAGCAAACACTCAAACATTTTTTCTAGATAAAATTCTTGAAAAGCTGATGCTAAACATCTTTACAGCTGAAACATTGCTCACATCCAAATACCTGACATTGTCCCTTGAAAACAAACACAGCCTGGCTGCTGCTGAATCTGTTCAGTTTGTAAAGGAGGATGATTATACTTTCAAGACAGACCTGAAAAGAAGGCGAATATTTTGCACTTTTGATACTCTTAGGAACAAATAACTTATTTGGCAAATGGTgtcttttttatgttgtttttgttttgtattgtgaACAGGCACTGAAGCtgatgttattttgttttaagaatattacagactggaaacagaaataaactattttaatgtGTGATGATTATGGGTAGCTCTTATGTCACGACATGATGGTTTGACCATGGACACATTATCGACAAAACTGAATTCGCATGTAACTCAACACATGCTTAAGATCATCACGCCCCCCCACTGTAGATTTCAGAAATTGCTGTCATAGAGGGTGGGTCAGCTTGAAGAGAAGACAATTCAAAACAGGCTCAGGGGATGGGTTAAGGAAGTGTCATCAAGAGCTTTTTGGAGGCCAGTTGATGTCACCTGGTACAGAAGACATTCATGACCTTCTTGGGCTTTTGAGTGGGAAGTTTCTTTATTAAGATCTGCATGGGTTTCCTTCTTTCAACCTTTTTTTATGTTCACGATGGTCCTAAAACCAAGATGCAGTCCTAAGTGCCTCAGAGTAGGGGctatattttaaaggaagataCTATTGAAATATGGAATGTTTCTGTAGTATTATTTCATAgggttttttccatttcattcctcCAAATTTTAGATAATCTTTAAATTCTCCATCCCTTTCCCCTTTTTCCTCCACCACCGTTCAtcgaagaaagaaaaaaaaaaatcaaagcagcacaagtgcatcttttttttttttaagttaattcaaACTCCTTAGAAATATTAGCTGTCTGGATTAGAGTTCTACTGAATGCCCTGATTGTACAGCCACCAATGACACTTTCAGCAAAATGTTTTATTGGCATAAACTCTTTAGTACTCAGATTGCTTTCACATAAGTTCTCCTGGAGACTTTGTCATCCAGGCAATCTGTTGTTTCATCTTGAAAATTACAGCACAAGGTTCAGATGACTGTTACTTTGGGGAGAACACACAGCATCTCAAACAGCAGGTTCGCCGCCACAAGGGCAGTGTTTCCTACAAAGAAGTGAAAAACCCAGACGTGAACACCGCACATACCGCCTCCCGAGGCCGAGCTTCCTGGGTTCCTCAACCTTTGTCTTTGCTTCCTTTTCCAGAGTCCCACTTTGAGCGCTCCTCTGCACTACCCGACCGCCCCGCGGGCATGCTGTCCCTGGCATTCTCTATCTCGAGCATCATTcagaaatagtattttaaaattcagaaggctcgggacttcgctggtggcgcagtggttaagaatccgcctgccaatgcaggggacacaggttcgatccctggtccaggaagatcccacatgccacggagcaactgagcccgtgcgccacatctactgagcctgtgctctagagcccgtgagccgcaactactgaagcccatgctccgaagccactgcaatgagaagtaccacaacaaagagtagcccctgtgcgccacaactagagaaagcccacaagcaacaaagacctaatgcagccaatatgtaaagttattaaaaaaaaaaaaaattcagaaggcTCTCTGTTTACTCTGAGAACAGATTTCCCCCAAAGGAAAACCTATTATATTGGTGTGTACtgtatttatgtgtattatcTATCCTCTAAGGCTAACAGGCCTAACTCTAagcttttctaaattaaaattattggGATACCATCTACTTTGAATCTCTCTCCTAAACCAGCAATCTCCTCCACTTTATTAATACTAATATTATTTCTGCCTTGAGAATTCACTTTTCAATGAAATATCAAAGGAAAACTGCCGCCCTGTCACTGAACGGCAggctggtttctctctctctgctggcgGGTGGTCCAGCTAATAGCCGCCTCCCAGGGGTTTTGTTAGGGTTCATCAGCTCACATCTGTACAGTGTGCAGTAATaggtttattttcttcactgtAGGACATACTCAGCAGGTTCCCGAGTTATATAAAAGGACCCATCCATCTACTTATTAATTAGATGAATACAATCTAGCTGCTGCCTACGGATCACATTTGTCTCCCATACTCACCAGAAGGATCGTACGGCGGTGAAACTTCCACAAGATCACAACCCACCACGTTCAGGCCTTGACAACCCCGGATGATCTCCAAAGCCTGTCCAAGATCAAGCTTGAGTTGTCCAGAGAGGTAATCGTTGAGAACGCAAAGCAACCCGTAGAGGCCTCCGTGGATATCTCCCAACACAGGCCCGTCCACCCTTCCACTTGGAACTGTCGCTTTCcctcaataaacattcattgacCACCAGGCACCCTGGTGGGATCACAGAGACCAGCAAACCAGTCACTTCAATGGCATGCATTATGGGCTCCGAGAATAGTATGAGCACACGTAGCAGCCTGAAGAGGTGGGGAAGGCTCCCCCGAGGTGGAAACACTTAGCTCAGGGAACTGACcaagcagaggaggagggggagggcggcccaggcagagggaaagacACATGCAAAGGAACCAAGACGAAGAAGTAGGAGTAGTCAGACGTGGCCAGAAGGCAGGATAAGTGAGGGAGGTGATAGGAAGAGTGTCACTTTGCTTCCATTCCGCAGTTGAAAAGCCAGAAAGATGCAAAGCTGAGGAATGAGGCGTGTGTTCTAGAAAGCGGACGGGAACTGGAAAGGCTTTGAGAGAGGCGGTTATGACCATCCTCCTTCCTGCGAGGATATAAGGTAATTGATTAGGTTCAAGCAGTCTTCTTTCATTTACtccattacctttttttttttgacgggGGGCGGGGCGAGTGGGGGCGTACCACACCGCTTGCAgcatcttaattccctgaccggggattgaacccgtgccccctgcagtggaagcacacagccctaaccactggacaagcAGGGAATTCCCCATACTTTGAGTATCTCCTACTTATATGTCAGACGCTACCCTCGGCTCCAAGAATAGGGTAGCGAACAGAATGAAGGCCCACTCCCCTGGAGGTTACCTTCTAATTATAACCACACTCCAATTTTGCCTCCCtgtattttgtaattttgctCAGCACATCTATGGGAGCTTTATTTGGGGGGTTCTAAAACTCTAGAACTACCTTGGGAGGTGTTAACCCCATTgtgtgtacttttaaaatttaacccCAAAAAGATAAGTTTGGTGTCTGAATGGGTAGCACTACAATATTGTCCCCATGAAAAGGTGGACCAGAGGCAGAAAGACCAAATAACAGACTATTATATCCCAGAAAAGAAATGAGGGCCCTTGCCAAAAGCAGTCACTCATCAATAAGGGAGAATCCGAACCTGTGATCAGCCCTGAGAACAATAAAGGCCCAGGTGCTCTGATTGTAAAAGcccatcctgggacttccctggtggcgcagtggataagactctgcactcccaatgcagggggcctaagttcaatccctggtcaggaaactagatcccacatgcatgctgcaactaagagttcacaggccacaactaaggagcctgcctgctgcaactaagacccagtgcaacaaaataaataaatattaaaaaaagaaaaaaagcagcccATCCTGACTCCCGAAGACTCACTTCAAGTCCCAGGAAAGTGGGGAGCTGCGTCCTCACCCCCAGGAACTGTCACTGGTGGAGCCTCCTTACCTGACTAGGGGTGAGACCAGCAATTTCGGGTGTCCCTGTCCCTGGGGCATAGGCAGGGTCCAAGCCGTCAATATCAAAGCTGATATAAATGGGTCTGCCTCCCATCTGCTGCCTCACCTCCCCCATCAGAGGAACCAGTGACTTCAGCCAGCAGTCTTCAGCCAGGACCACCCGGAAGCCCTGAGAAGGTAGAAATTGAAGAGGGGAAGGTGGATGCTTGGGCCTGGCAGCATTGACTGGACATTTCCTAGGGGCCTACCCCACGCTCAGTTTATGTGCACCTCACAGTTGACCCTCAATCTCCATCCTCACATCAGACTCATCGCCTTGGGTCTGGACCTCCTCAGCTCTCTTCCAAGCCAGCAGCATCCAAGGGCTCAGTTTCTTTCTACTTGTCTCCCCTCCCCAGCAATAAAAGTCCTCCTCTGCCTCGTGAACCGACATCCCCGCTCCTCTCTGCTCCACGTGATGCAAACTCAGCTTCCTTGGTTAGCAAAGCCCCTTGGAATCCATAGCCGCCATTGAGAGGGCCATGGAGAGGAAGCCGCCTTGGGGGCcggggacagagggaggggctTTCGGCCTGTCACCTGGCTCCGGCTGTATCTGTAGGTATCCAAGGTCGTGGAAGAGCCCCGGATGCCGATCTGCACCACACGCTTACAGTCCAGGAGTCCCTCGTCCACGCACCGGCGGAAGGGCGACCCGTGGTAGAGCTTCTCCCCCAGGGCCTGGTCGGCCGTGTCCATGTGAGCGCCCACATGCACCAGCCCCACGGGCCCGTGCCTGATGAAAACAGGGCAGCTCAGAGGCCAGGCCTCCCAGTGGGGCCTGAGCACAGCCACCCTCTGGGCCACCAAAACTTGACGCCAATTCATAGCCATGGAGGGGGCACCTGGCATCAATTACCAGCCTTGCAACTGGTTTCCGTCTTCAAACCACTGAGCATCTCATAAGAACAATAAGCTCAGAGAAGTCGGGCAGAAAACAGCCATGTGCTTTAGCTGACACTCCCTACCTATCACCCAGGATTTTCTTCACTTGCAGATGGAGAGGGCTCGGAGGATGAGACCAAAGGGCGGCAGCTCGGGTGAGCTCGGCTGCAGGCTCAACGAATCAGTGCCACCCTTTCTCCGACTGCAGTACCAAGAAGCATCTTCCACCCAGCTCTCTCTCTATAACCCCCACCAACCCTGCCAGCCACCCCCAGAAAACAGACAATGCAAATCAATGCCAGGCAAATACAGCTTTCAAGAAAAGACTtgtacccacccacccacccccaaccagaATGGCACCCACACATCTTCCCTCCATATAAATTCTGGAGCCGCACCACCTTGGCCCATCTGTCTCTTTCTCAGACTAACCAAAATTAGTCAATCCCTGGTAGATTTTCACGACTGGAAAAATCCATCTTCTCATCCTCTGGGAAAGGGGCCCTTTCAGGAAAAAAACGGCCTCACCTCAGTGAGCAATGCCATTGTGCCTGTCAGTATTTGTATTTGGCCTTAGGAGCAAAACAGAAACCGAAGTTAACTGGGGTTGTGTATTTCACTAGGGGCTCATCTTCCAAAAACAGAGGCAAATGCTGAGCGTGCATACCAGGGCAGATCTAGGGCAAGAGCGGGTGGCCAGGGTGGTAATAATAAATTGTCTTGGCTTCCAGCTGGTGACTGACAGACACACCTGGAGCTCAACCTTAATTTTTATCCACAGAAGCAACTCAGTGGGGGATTTCCTATCACCCTCAATAACCTCAGCCAGCAGAGGTCACCTGACACCATCTAGCAGCAAACAACTCATTCTCCAGCTCTTGAATTTTGAAACCTCCTTTGAACCTGGCCTTTTGGGACTTACTTTTCTGCCATCGCTTGCAATATAGGATAGGTGATTGTGTGATCTCCaccttcaaagaggaaaaaaaaagaggaaaacatctgGAATGTGGATAAGATTTGAGGACCCTGTATCACCTAGAACGATCTTTAATTTGCCTGATTCTGCCACCCTTTCGATTAAATGGAAGAACTACAACCCCAGCTAACATAAAATCTTGTTCAGTGGTGGGGAAATGGGCACTAAATGTTTGACATTACACTATCATTTAAAAGGAGAACTTAAATTAAGTCTTACAGGGaaaggcacttccctggtggcgcgatGGTTACAAATCTTCCTCACAATCCATTGGaaactggttcaatccctggtcgggtaagattccacatgccatggagcaactaagcccgtggaccacaactactgatcctgtgctctagagcccgcaagccacaactactgagccctcgtgctgcaactactgaagccctcatgcctagagcccatgctccacaataagagaagccaccgcaatgacaaccccacacgcagcaacgaagagtagccccacttgccgcaactagggaaagcccgcatgcagcaatgaagacccaacacagccaaaataaataaattaaaaaaaaaaaaaaaagaatccatcttgcaatgcagaggACGCTcgtctgatccctggtctgggaactaagatcccacatccctcaggacaactaagcctgcacgccacaactagagagaagctcgtACACCTCAaagaaagatcctgtgtgccacaactaagacccaacacagccaaaaataaataaacaaataaataaaaatttgcatATTTAGAAAAAGGTAGTATTTTGACTATGTGTGAATTGGAAGAGAAAGAAACGCTACAGTGagagtggggcagggtgggggagggtaagAGGAAAGCTGCCCTATAGATTGACATCCACCCTGATGACAGGAAAAGACCCCCTTGCAGTTTTctcaaataaaatcattaaaacaatGTCCTTGAAATAGTTAAAAAGTCACAACTAAGCCCCTGCTGTCAGCCTTCCCCAGGCCTGGGATCAAGGCCTGGGACAAGGTGAGGTGGGTAGAGGCACTTGCCGGGATGCAAAATTGAAGGGACACCAAAAAGCTCAGTAAGcaagataaatattattttaatgtaatatttttttaaaaatcaaaatcaatgcaaaaaaatccatgataaattttaaaaaaagatgagaacaGTAACTGTGCTGTTCTGAGCCATACTGGAGCCTGAGGCCAGGCAAAAAGGAAACATCAGTAATACGTATTGTTGACTTTTTTGTCACCCCTTAAATTGTACACCAAGGTGAATGCCTCACTTGCTTCACCCTAGTCCATCCCTGTCATActatttcaaaaatgtaaatatccTCTCCCCAGGggttaaaagaaatgaactaaaaATGTTCCCTTTCCTACTGTCTCCATATTCACAGTGGTTGGCCCCGGAGAAGTAACTGTACCCCAGCTCAGGATAAACAAACCCTACCCTCGCCCTTGCAGGTGTCATTACCCAAGGTCAGGGGAACACAGCCAGCTGCTACAATTTTCTGATAGGCCTCTTGAATTAGGCGGCAGCTGTCCTGAAGGTTGTAAAGATTGACATTCACATCACCTAGGTCTGCCACCACGAGGGACTGGAAGGGGAGGGCTCCCGTGCTAGGGTTGGCTGTCCGAAGCAGCACTGATTCTTCGCGGATCCGCCGGGGTCCAAATCTGGAGCAGGAAGAATCAGCCTGTGAGCCATCCCTAAAGGTTTAGAGGCTCTGCCTAGGCCAGGGCttcccaggctctgtgctggggctGGATGAATAtttgttgcagtatgtgggcgTCATCCTatacattgtaggatgtttagcagcaaccCTGGTctttacccactagatgccagtagcaccctatCCCCCACGATGCCATAACCGAAATGCCTCCAGACTGTGCCAAGTGTCTCGGAGAGGCAGGGGGGTGGATCACACACACATTGAGAGCCACTGATCTAGGCTATCTATATAGTGAAGAGATTAAAGGTACAGACTTAGAAGCCCACCCATTACCAATTTACTAAATGGCATTAGATAATTTCttaatctccctgagcctcagtttcctaatctgtaaagtaATAACGACATTTACCTTACCCtgctgttgtaagaattaaacgTGGTCATCTATGCAAAGCACCTGGCGCTTGGTAGACATTCAATAAAAGGTGGCATTTATAACTCAGACGAGTAGTCAGATGGAATGTTGCTGAGTGGAATCAGAAATAGCTGATGTTCAATAATTAGGAAAATTGATTTTACTTTCTCTAACTTGATTTTAGGAAAACTGCCTTATTTGGGAGACTTCCCCTGCAGTTTAGCGGTTAAGAcaccacgcttccactgcaggagatgTGCCTTGATCCCCCATTGGGGAACtacgggggtgggggcggggagggcttATTTTGAGCAAATTCTAGAGTCAGATGACATCTAGAGGTCTGGGGAAGGGGcaaccagcctctgttctcaAACTTAACGTCCCCTGTTTCTGTAAACCAGGGGTACACACAGCCATCATCCTAAACCCACAGCTAAACCAGAGAACGGGGCATGGAGAAGGCTCGGTCCCTGAACCGCCTTCCTTTACCAATGGATGACACACGTGCTGAAGCCTCGGGGTTGCCTGAGGGAAACCAACTGCCTCTGAAAAGATTAAGGGCACTCTGGAGCCAGGCACTGGCTACCAACTCGACCCTGGGCAAAGGAAAGCGCCTCTTCCTAAGTTTTGTGTACGCAGTGGCCGCCAGTCTGTCCTGACACGTGTCCGCGAGTCCTTCGGGCCTTACCTCGCCCCGGGCCGGTTGGAGGTGCCAATGTCCAGCGGCACCCCGACGAAGGCAGCGTCCAGCCCTTCGGGGGAGGTCTGCACGGGCAGCCGCATCATGGAGCAGATGCCCACCGACCGGGCCATGACCTCGGGGCTGGGGGGTTGGTTCCGGGGGGCGTCGGAGGCCTGGCGGCTCGGGCTGCGGCCGGGGTCGCAGAGCCCCGCCGGGGAACGCGCTCGATCCCCGGGAACCAGCCtccgcgcgcccccgccgccccccaggCCCCGGGCGCAGCTGGAcgccagcagcctcagcatcccGCCCGCCCCGCCGGTCCCCGCAGCGGCCAGGGTGAGTGTGCCGGCGCCCGAGCCGCCCGGGGCTCAAGGGCAGGGCTCACGGGCGGGGAGGGGCCCAGGGACCGGGCAGCTTTCTTCCTGCAGCCCTCTCTGGACTTCGGCCTCTAGTTCCTTTGATAAATAGAGCCAGGCCCGCGGCTCCTCACTGATACCCACTGCACTGCTCCAGGTGggtccgcccccacccccccagtcaGGCCCTTGGCAGCTGCTTCTTCCagagtagtatttttaaaatctgaaagatTTGAAAGGGAAAGACCTTTCTCTAAGCGAGAGAagctgaagcattttttttttttttttttttttagtaatgtaCCAAGAAATGTCTGGGTGGGAGTCTCAGAAAGCAGAGAGTCTCTaaataacctttttaaaaaaggacttaGAGGCAAGCCCACTAATATGCTTTCATGTTTATCTCTAAGGGGGGGTGGGAAGTGATTTGTAATGAAGTTATGGGAGCCACTGGgtggtattatatatttttaaatctctattacTTGAGATTGAATGACAAAGGCCAGAGTTTGCATTAAATCAGCCCCTTCATATAAAATCACacattagggaattccctggcggtccagtggttaggactgggcgctttcactgccatgggcccaggttccaaccctggtcaatccctggtgagggaactaagatcccacaagctgtgaggtgcagccaaaataaataaataaaataaaatcacaccaccccagcctccaccctGCAGGGTGGGGCAAAGTTTCCTAAAGGTCAATAACAGGTATTCAGTGTGGCAATAGGCTGCCAAGCAGGTCCCTGCCATTTTCTGGACCAAATGCAACAATCTCTTGGTTATTCTCTgaacgcctttttttttttaattaatttttattggagtatagttgatttacaatgttgtgttagtttctgctgtaaaacaaagtgaatcagttatacatatacataaatccactcttttttagattcttctcccatataggtcattacagagtccTGAGTAGAGGTACCTGTGCTGTacgtaggtccttattagtttaACACCCTTATGCCTCTTTCTTTCATATGGCCTGTCCTGAATGTATCGTTTTCTTACTTCTTTCTTCGCTCAAATAGTTTgcgtgcctactatgtgccaggcactctgtgACAACCTCTCTCCATCATTTGCTACTGCGGAACACGCCCTCCCTTTAAACTTTCCTCAGGTGGCCTCTTTGACCAGGTACGCCcctgctctcctgctctctgGTGGCTCCTTCTTGGATGGCAGTCTCCTCCAATACCAAGGTAACCATGTTCACTTAGAGGCAGATAATTCACACCCCAAATCCCAGCCCTGGGCTCCAGTCACCCATTTGCTAACTCCCCACCTGGATGTTTTGACAACACCTCAGGTGGGCTGCAAGTTCAGCCAGCGacttcttcccccctccctttctttgatcctgcccccccacccaccccccacctcaccccaccatCCTTTGGTAAATCCTGATGGTTTCCTGTGTGCAAGCTCTCCACAGCTACTCTGGTTCAGGCCTTCCCACCTGTAACTTTCCAACTGGTCTCACCACTGCTGGTATCACATAGATTTTCCTGCCAGATAAAGCTTCCTGAAGCCAATCCACCTTTCTAATCTTATTTCCTATTATGCATCTTCATGCTCTTGTCTCTCCAGCCATTGGTCACCTTACACAGCCCcactttcttgcctcttctcctTTGCTGGAATGCTCTCTTCTAGCTCCCGTCTCCACATGCCCAATGTTCAGCTGAAATCCATGCTCACACGACTCTCTCCGTAACTCTCATAAAACCTTAACAGTTTTCTACCTGGGATAAGTTGGGATCTGGAATCAGAAACAAGTTAAATCTCAGGTACACGATCAGCGAATCTCAATCATTGTAGGCAAAATCCCCAAATACTTTATATTActtaccagggaattccctggtggtccagtggttaggactccacacttccactacagggggcaggggttcgatccctggtcggggaactaagatcccgcatgccaggCAGCActggccaaacaaaacaaaacaaaacaaaaacaaacaagaaaacacctATATTATTTACCAGTTAAAATTCCcgtagggagttccctggttgcctagtggtcagggaactgagatctcacaagctgcatggcgcagccaaaaaaacttttttttcctccaaaaactTTCAAGTAAAGCTTTCACTTCAATAACTCGTTATTTAACCTAGCCCACCAATGTGTACAACCTTGGGGCACCCCAGTCAGGGAAGGGTGGACTTAACATGTCAATCTGAGCAACTCACCCTTTTGAACCTATTTCCTATTCcgtaaaatgggatgataatcTTTACTGGTTGTTcttatgagggttaaatgaggtccACGGGCTTCCcagggggcgcagtggttaagaatcagcctgccaatgcagggtacacagttttgatccctggtacGGGAGGATCCCActtgccgaggagcaactaagcccgtgcgccacaactactaagcctgtgctctagagaccacaaGCCaagactattgagcccatgtgccacaactactgaagcctgtgcacctaaagcctgtgctccacaacaagagaagccaccataatgagaagcctgtgcactgcaacgaagagtagcccccggtctccacaactagaaaaagcctgcgcacagcaatgaagacccaatgtggcaaataaaataataaaatatataaataaattttattaaaaaaatgagggGCACTGTGAAAGCAGTGTAAACCATACATTGATACATAATAGGTAGTGTTATCATCGTATGTTTTATTTCCTCTACTGCAGAGTTTCCTGACCGTGGTCATAGCACACTGGTGTACTGCAATTGGGTTACAGGTGGAATAAAACATAAAGATGCGATGGCCCTTGGGGCTGCCAGCTAGACCAACCACCTCTGGATACACGAAATTCATGGGGAGCTCCTCATGGGATGATCCAAGCAAAGCAGAGTCTGACATCCTGCCTTGCAATCCCCGCAAGTAGGCAGAAGGGTCAGTGGCGTTTGCTGCTTGCTCTGTGCTGATGGTCCTGGACATCAACTTTCGAGGCCAGCTGCAGAGTGCACTGCTGCACATTGCAGACCAGGGTCCAGGGCCCTGCTAGAGGAATTGAGTTCCAGGGGCCAAGGAGGAGGAGCAGCAACCCAAGATGCAGCTGGTCAGAGGTGGAGGGGCAAGGAGACTGGTTGGAGGGCTCTAGCCAGAGCAGCCCCAGATGGCTGACCCAAATCTCTCTTCACATAGTATCAGatatttctgtccatttttggctGGTGTCCAAGCTAACTTCCAAGGTGACTGCTTTAACCACACTTTTGGGCAGGgtgacattaaaaatatttaacatgagaTGGCACATTGACCAATCAATCAGAACAGATGCCAGCTAGCCACTAACAGTGAATACCAGTACATACCAGGTGGATATCACCCGTGAAGGAATGTGCTT
Encoded proteins:
- the AGMAT gene encoding agmatinase, mitochondrial isoform X1, encoding MLRLLASSCARGLGGGGGARRLVPGDRARSPAGLCDPGRSPSRQASDAPRNQPPSPEVMARSVGICSMMRLPVQTSPEGLDAAFVGVPLDIGTSNRPGARFGPRRIREESVLLRTANPSTGALPFQSLVVADLGDVNVNLYNLQDSCRLIQEAYQKIVAAGCVPLTLGGDHTITYPILQAMAEKHGPVGLVHVGAHMDTADQALGEKLYHGSPFRRCVDEGLLDCKRVVQIGIRGSSTTLDTYRYSRSQGFRVVLAEDCWLKSLVPLMGEVRQQMGGRPIYISFDIDGLDPAYAPGTGTPEIAGLTPSQALEIIRGCQGLNVVGCDLVEVSPPYDPSGNTALVAANLLFEMLCVLPKVTVI
- the AGMAT gene encoding agmatinase, mitochondrial isoform X2, producing MLRLLASSCARGLGGGGGARRLVPGDRARSPAGLCDPGRSPSRQASDAPRNQPPSPEVMARSVGICSMMRLPVQTSPEGLDAAFVGVPLDIGTSNRPGARFGPRRIREESVLLRTANPSTGALPFQSLVVADLGDVNVNLYNLQDSCRLIQEAYQKIVAAGCVPLTLGGDHTITYPILQAMAEKHGPVGLVHVGAHMDTADQALGEKLYHGSPFRRCVDEGLLDCKRVVQIGIRGSSTTLDTYRYSRSQGFRVVLAEDCWLKSLVPLMGEALEIIRGCQGLNVVGCDLVEVSPPYDPSGNTALVAANLLFEMLCVLPKVTVI